A genome region from Clostridiales bacterium includes the following:
- a CDS encoding D-alanyl-D-alanine carboxypeptidase has translation MKRKITAIISLMVLSILGTLYFLKGGAVLAIEAKEQKKALNISSKAAYVCDYDTQTVIYARNENARLPIASMVKIMTLILCYEHLDSGAMAMDDVITASENAASMGGSQAFLEAHGQYKIEDLIKSIVMSSANDSCVAMAEHICGSVEGFVQKMNQKAKELNLQNTNFVNCTGLPAENSYSSAKDVSIMMAELIKHKEYFLHSRIWMDKIIHKGGRETELTNTNKLSRFYEGCDGGKTGYTTEALHCLCATAKRNNLRLISAVIGAPDSKTRFAEVSKLFNYGFANYENKILVSSQNPLEQGIEVIRGKKKILQIKPEQDIAIFKARTDELKSIEVKQENYTVKAPVKEGDIVGKITLVYDGQPYKSVNIIACENIDRKGYKDNIKDMFKHWH, from the coding sequence ATGAAAAGAAAAATCACAGCGATAATTTCTTTGATGGTTTTGTCTATTTTAGGGACTTTGTATTTCCTAAAAGGCGGCGCGGTCTTGGCCATAGAAGCTAAAGAACAAAAGAAAGCGCTAAATATCTCCTCCAAAGCCGCCTATGTTTGCGATTATGACACCCAAACGGTTATTTACGCGCGCAATGAAAACGCGCGGCTTCCCATAGCCAGCATGGTCAAGATAATGACCTTAATTTTATGCTACGAGCATCTGGACTCGGGCGCTATGGCCATGGACGACGTAATAACGGCAAGCGAAAACGCCGCGTCTATGGGCGGCTCCCAAGCTTTTTTGGAGGCGCATGGCCAATACAAGATTGAGGACTTGATAAAAAGCATAGTCATGTCGTCGGCCAATGACTCTTGCGTGGCCATGGCGGAACATATATGCGGGTCGGTGGAAGGCTTTGTCCAAAAAATGAACCAAAAAGCCAAAGAGCTTAATTTGCAAAACACCAATTTTGTCAATTGCACGGGGCTTCCCGCCGAGAACTCTTATTCAAGCGCTAAAGACGTAAGCATTATGATGGCCGAGCTTATCAAGCACAAAGAATATTTTTTGCACTCAAGAATTTGGATGGACAAAATTATCCACAAAGGCGGACGCGAAACCGAACTGACCAATACCAACAAATTATCGCGCTTTTATGAGGGCTGCGACGGCGGAAAGACGGGCTACACGACAGAGGCATTGCACTGTCTTTGCGCCACCGCCAAAAGGAACAATTTAAGGCTGATAAGCGCGGTTATAGGCGCGCCTGATAGCAAGACCCGCTTTGCCGAAGTGTCCAAGCTGTTTAATTACGGCTTCGCCAATTATGAAAACAAAATTTTGGTATCTTCCCAAAACCCATTGGAGCAGGGCATAGAAGTGATACGGGGCAAAAAAAAGATTTTGCAGATTAAGCCCGAACAAGACATCGCAATTTTCAAAGCCCGGACGGACGAGCTAAAAAGCATAGAAGTCAAACAAGAAAACTACACGGTAAAAGCCCCCGTCAAAGAGGGCGATATAGTCGGCAAAATTACCCTCGTTTACGACGGCCAGCCATACAAATCAGTCAACATTATCGCCTGCGAAAACATTGACCGAAAAGGCTACAAAGACAACATAAAAGACATGTTCAAACATTGGCATTGA
- a CDS encoding MarR family transcriptional regulator, with protein MMDSFEQELNKLLVDTYRSILKVEESTIKSSRILNLSINEMHMLESIAKNEKGVTISDIAQDLDITLPSVTVAINKLQRKGYVQKIKNSDDGRKVNVVLTKLGKKVNAVHQYFHEQMTKDISREFTKEEKNILLKGVFKLNEFFNSKIKELEKTR; from the coding sequence ATGATGGATTCTTTTGAACAAGAACTTAATAAACTTTTGGTGGATACATACCGTTCAATCTTGAAGGTTGAAGAGAGCACTATCAAAAGTTCTAGGATATTAAATTTATCTATAAATGAAATGCACATGCTAGAGTCAATCGCCAAAAACGAAAAAGGAGTGACCATTTCGGATATAGCCCAAGACCTTGATATTACCTTGCCTTCGGTTACAGTGGCAATCAATAAGCTTCAAAGAAAAGGTTATGTGCAAAAAATCAAAAACTCCGATGACGGCAGAAAGGTTAATGTCGTTTTGACCAAGCTAGGCAAAAAGGTCAACGCCGTTCATCAATATTTTCACGAGCAAATGACCAAAGACATAAGCAGGGAATTTACCAAAGAGGAAAAAAATATCTTACTTAAAGGCGTTTTTAAACTTAACGAATTTTTTAACTCAAAAATTAAAGAGCTGGAGAAGACTAGATGA